In Bacillus kexueae, the following proteins share a genomic window:
- a CDS encoding GNAT family N-acetyltransferase has product MKHIKTYNAKEIKTPLGAVIIEGPISPDKLSGFEFHEQLTSFRPAKDQHKALVEIARLEEGRIIIARHQHTIIGYVTYLYPDPLERWSEGKMENLIELGAIEVIPQFRGSQIGKNLLKVSMMDDAMEDYIIITTEYYWHWDLKGTGLNVWEYRKVMEKMMNAGGLKWYATDDPEISSHPANCLMARIGTRVDQDSIQRFDQLRFMNRFMY; this is encoded by the coding sequence ATGAAACACATTAAAACTTACAACGCGAAAGAAATAAAAACACCTTTAGGAGCTGTCATTATAGAAGGTCCTATCTCGCCCGACAAACTGTCAGGTTTTGAATTCCATGAGCAATTAACCTCCTTTCGTCCTGCTAAAGACCAACATAAAGCGCTAGTGGAGATTGCTAGACTTGAAGAAGGAAGGATAATTATTGCTCGGCACCAACATACAATCATTGGATATGTTACTTATTTGTACCCTGATCCACTCGAAAGATGGTCAGAAGGTAAGATGGAAAATTTAATTGAATTAGGAGCCATTGAAGTCATTCCACAGTTTAGAGGCAGTCAAATTGGCAAAAACCTTTTAAAAGTATCCATGATGGATGATGCGATGGAAGATTATATTATTATTACGACAGAATATTATTGGCATTGGGACTTGAAGGGAACTGGACTAAATGTTTGGGAATACCGAAAAGTAATGGAAAAAATGATGAATGCAGGGGGACTTAAATGGTATGCAACGGATGACCCAGAAATAAGCTCTCATCCAGCAAATTGTTTAATGGCCCGAATCGGGACTCGTGTAGACCAAGATTCGATTCAACGCTTTGATCAACTGCGCTTTATGAATCGTTTTATGTACTAG
- a CDS encoding acetoin utilization protein AcuC: MKEQVFIYSPSFQSYKFHQEHPFNQLRVELTYDLLKSMNILSDEEIVFPRLATDDELALIHDRKYIDAVKRASEGKLSEEEAYNFGLGTEDTPIFPNMHEASSLLVGGTLTAVDYVMSNKALHALNLGGGLHHGFKGKASGFCIYNDSAVAIKYIQKKYDARVLYVDTDAHHGDGVQWAFYDDPTVCTLSIHETGRYLFPGTGNVTERGHGKGYGYSFNIPIDAFTEDESFLNIYRKSLQEIAEFFQPDVIITQNGADAHFLDPLTHLCSTIKIYEEIPKIAHEIAHTYCEGRWIAVGGGGYDIWRVVPRAWAHIWLTMKQHIPKGSLPQQWLEKWQPKSPVKLIPNWEDPIPLYEPIPRKKEIEEKNDMTLQKALHIIRENRPFNNHNQATESS; the protein is encoded by the coding sequence ATGAAGGAACAGGTTTTTATTTATTCTCCTTCTTTTCAATCTTATAAATTCCATCAAGAGCACCCGTTTAATCAATTACGTGTTGAATTGACATATGATTTATTAAAATCAATGAATATCCTAAGTGATGAGGAAATTGTCTTTCCTCGGTTAGCTACTGACGATGAACTTGCTCTTATTCACGATCGAAAATATATTGATGCTGTGAAGCGAGCAAGTGAAGGAAAATTGTCCGAAGAGGAGGCTTATAATTTCGGCCTTGGGACTGAAGATACACCCATTTTTCCGAACATGCATGAGGCAAGCTCCCTTCTAGTTGGAGGAACTTTAACTGCTGTTGATTATGTTATGTCCAATAAGGCCCTTCATGCCTTAAATTTAGGAGGTGGACTCCATCACGGTTTTAAAGGAAAAGCCTCTGGATTTTGTATTTATAACGATAGTGCTGTAGCTATCAAGTATATTCAAAAAAAATACGATGCTCGCGTATTATACGTTGATACCGACGCTCACCACGGAGATGGTGTTCAATGGGCTTTTTACGATGACCCTACTGTATGTACCTTATCCATCCATGAAACAGGACGATACCTATTTCCTGGAACAGGTAACGTGACGGAGCGAGGACATGGCAAAGGTTATGGATATTCCTTCAATATCCCAATTGATGCATTTACTGAAGATGAATCCTTCCTTAACATTTATCGAAAATCTCTCCAAGAAATTGCTGAATTTTTCCAACCAGACGTCATTATTACACAAAATGGCGCAGACGCTCACTTCTTAGATCCGCTTACTCATCTTTGTTCAACAATAAAAATTTACGAGGAAATTCCAAAGATTGCACATGAAATTGCCCATACATATTGTGAGGGCAGATGGATTGCTGTTGGTGGAGGAGGTTATGATATTTGGCGTGTCGTCCCCCGAGCATGGGCCCATATTTGGCTTACGATGAAACAACATATACCAAAAGGCTCGCTTCCTCAACAGTGGCTTGAGAAATGGCAACCTAAGTCTCCTGTCAAACTAATTCCTAATTGGGAAGATCCTATCCCTTTATATGAACCTATACCTCGCAAAAAGGAAATTGAAGAAAAAAATGACATGACGTTACAGAAAGCTCTCCACATCATACGGGAAAATCGACCTTTCAATAATCATAATCAAGCGACGGAAAGTTCGTAA
- a CDS encoding acetoin utilization AcuB family protein, which translates to MIIEKIMKKEVVTLTHKDTIATAIKTMRHHGIRHIPIISNNNELIGIVSDRDLREASPSTLVLEQKEHSLFKKPIKDIMTTDVITVHPLDFVEDAASIFFEHRISCLPVMRGQKLVGIVTEADVLYTYVQLTGADQPSSRIEVRVPNRSGMLSEVSALFHEKHVNISSVFVYPDLDDHYKILVFRVQTMNPMNVVETIKNRGYEILWPHQLENRK; encoded by the coding sequence ATGATCATTGAAAAAATCATGAAAAAAGAAGTTGTTACTTTAACTCATAAGGACACAATTGCTACGGCCATTAAAACGATGAGACATCATGGCATCCGTCATATACCCATCATATCTAACAATAATGAATTAATAGGGATTGTTTCCGATCGAGATTTGCGAGAAGCGAGTCCTTCAACTCTCGTTCTGGAACAAAAAGAACACTCCCTTTTCAAAAAGCCGATCAAAGATATTATGACGACTGACGTCATTACCGTTCACCCCCTAGATTTTGTAGAAGATGCTGCTTCAATCTTTTTTGAACATCGCATTAGCTGCTTGCCAGTCATGAGAGGGCAAAAACTTGTTGGAATAGTAACAGAAGCTGACGTACTTTACACATATGTTCAACTTACAGGAGCAGATCAACCTAGCTCTCGAATAGAAGTGAGAGTGCCGAATCGTTCAGGAATGCTTTCTGAAGTTTCTGCCCTATTTCATGAAAAGCATGTCAATATTTCAAGTGTATTTGTTTACCCAGATTTAGATGACCACTATAAAATTCTCGTTTTTCGGGTGCAAACGATGAATCCTATGAACGTGGTCGAAACGATTAAAAATAGAGGTTATGAAATATTGTGGCCTCATCAATTGGAGAATCGTAAATGA
- a CDS encoding bifunctional 3-deoxy-7-phosphoheptulonate synthase/chorismate mutase, producing the protein MSNAELEKLRVRVDEINLQILKLINERGKLVQEIGKAKETQGVHRYDPVRERNMLDLIKEHNDGPFEDSTLQHIFKEIFKAALELQEDDHRKALLVSRKKKPEDTIVSIKGEKVGDGSQSFIVGPCAVESYEQVAAVAEAAKKQGIRLLRGGAFKPRTSPYDFQGLGLEGLKILKQVADEYDMAVISEIVNPADIETALDYIDVIQIGARNMQNFELLKAAGSVRKPVLLKRGLAATLSEFMNAAEYIISRGNDQIILCERGIRTYEKATRNTLDISAVPILKQETHLPVFVDVTHSTGRRDLLLPTAKAALAIGADGVMAEVHPDPAVALSDSAQQMDIDQFNHFIEELKPLAKVKS; encoded by the coding sequence ATGAGTAATGCTGAGCTAGAGAAATTAAGAGTGAGAGTAGATGAGATTAACTTACAAATTTTGAAGTTAATTAATGAGAGAGGAAAGCTTGTTCAAGAAATTGGGAAAGCGAAAGAAACACAAGGTGTCCATCGTTATGATCCTGTTCGTGAGCGAAACATGCTAGACCTAATTAAAGAACATAATGATGGTCCTTTTGAGGATTCGACTTTGCAGCACATCTTTAAAGAAATTTTTAAAGCAGCTCTTGAACTACAAGAAGACGATCATCGTAAAGCTTTATTAGTTTCAAGAAAGAAAAAGCCTGAAGATACAATAGTATCCATTAAAGGTGAAAAAGTTGGGGACGGAAGTCAGTCCTTCATTGTTGGACCGTGTGCGGTTGAAAGCTATGAACAAGTAGCTGCGGTAGCAGAAGCAGCTAAAAAACAAGGAATTCGCTTGCTTCGAGGTGGGGCATTTAAGCCTAGAACATCCCCGTACGATTTCCAAGGACTAGGTCTTGAAGGCTTAAAAATTTTGAAACAAGTAGCAGATGAATACGATATGGCGGTTATTAGTGAAATCGTCAACCCAGCAGATATAGAAACGGCACTAGACTACATTGATGTTATTCAAATCGGTGCACGAAATATGCAAAACTTTGAACTTCTGAAAGCTGCGGGTTCTGTTCGTAAGCCGGTATTATTAAAACGTGGATTAGCTGCGACATTATCTGAATTCATGAATGCTGCTGAATACATTATCTCTCGTGGGAATGATCAAATTATTCTTTGTGAACGTGGAATTAGAACTTACGAGAAAGCAACGAGAAACACATTAGATATTTCTGCTGTTCCAATTTTAAAACAAGAAACTCACCTTCCTGTATTTGTGGATGTTACACATTCAACAGGCCGTCGAGATTTATTATTACCTACAGCTAAAGCAGCTTTAGCGATTGGTGCAGACGGTGTCATGGCTGAGGTGCATCCAGATCCTGCGGTCGCATTATCAGATTCTGCACAGCAAATGGATATCGATCAATTCAACCACTTTATTGAAGAATTAAAACCTTTAGCAAAGGTCAAATCATAA
- a CDS encoding aminopeptidase: MKDPRIEKLADVLINYSIRLKKGEKVLIENFGLQRELVTALVKEAYKAGGYPFVSLKDHQVDRALLLGAQEEQFEMMAQFESSIMNEMDAYIGLRSGDNINEFADIPDDKMKIHGKTIGQKVHRDIRVPKTRWVVLRYPNASMAQLAKMSTEAFEDFYFDVCTLDYGKMDKAMDALVELMNKTDKVRITGPGTDLTFSIKDIPAIKCSGQMNIPDGEVYTAPVKTSVNGTISYNTPSPYQGFTFENVQLTFENGKIVNATANDTERITKIFDTDEGARYIGEFAIGVNPYIQHPMQDILFDEKIDGSFHFTPGQCYDDAYNENHSNIHWDMVMIQRPEYGGGEIYFDDVLIRKDGRFVIPELEPLNPENLK, from the coding sequence TTGAAGGATCCAAGAATTGAAAAACTTGCAGACGTGCTAATTAATTATTCCATCCGCTTAAAAAAAGGAGAAAAGGTTTTAATTGAAAACTTCGGCTTACAACGTGAGCTTGTCACCGCACTTGTAAAAGAAGCTTACAAAGCAGGGGGATATCCATTCGTTTCATTAAAGGACCATCAAGTAGATCGCGCACTTTTATTAGGAGCACAAGAAGAACAATTTGAAATGATGGCTCAATTTGAATCGAGTATTATGAATGAAATGGACGCATACATTGGTCTTCGATCTGGTGATAATATTAATGAATTTGCTGATATTCCAGATGACAAAATGAAAATTCACGGAAAAACAATCGGTCAGAAAGTTCACCGTGATATCCGTGTTCCTAAAACACGCTGGGTCGTTTTACGTTATCCAAATGCTTCAATGGCTCAGTTAGCAAAAATGAGTACAGAAGCTTTTGAAGATTTCTATTTTGATGTTTGTACATTAGATTACGGAAAAATGGATAAAGCAATGGATGCTCTTGTAGAATTAATGAATAAAACAGATAAAGTTCGGATTACGGGACCTGGAACAGATTTAACTTTCTCCATTAAAGACATTCCAGCGATTAAATGTTCCGGTCAAATGAATATTCCAGATGGTGAAGTATATACGGCTCCGGTAAAAACATCGGTTAACGGAACCATTTCTTATAATACACCTTCTCCATATCAAGGATTTACGTTTGAGAACGTACAGTTAACATTTGAAAACGGAAAAATTGTTAACGCAACGGCGAATGATACAGAACGGATTACTAAAATCTTTGATACAGATGAAGGGGCTCGGTACATCGGTGAATTTGCGATTGGTGTGAATCCATACATTCAGCATCCGATGCAAGATATCTTGTTTGATGAGAAGATCGACGGCAGCTTCCACTTTACTCCAGGACAATGCTACGATGACGCCTATAATGAAAACCACTCCAATATTCATTGGGATATGGTCATGATTCAACGCCCAGAATATGGAGGTGGAGAAATTTACTTTGACGATGTGCTAATTCGAAAAGACGGCCGATTTGTGATTCCAGAACTCGAACCTTTGAATCCTGAAAACTTAAAATAG
- the ccpA gene encoding catabolite control protein A, whose amino-acid sequence MVNVTIYDVAREANVSMATVSRVVNGNPNVKPTTRKKVLEAIERLGYRPNAVARGLASKKTTTVGVVIPDVSSTFYSELARGIEDIATMYKYNIILSNSDQNKDKELHLLNTMLGKQVDGIVFMSGHITEEHAEEFKRSPVPIVLAASFDQENEIPSVNINYEQAAYDAVKLLVEKGHKHIAYVSGPMEEPVNGVRKIAGYRRALEEHGLSFDENLVIEGDYSYDSGIEAFEKLMEMSERPTAIFVGTDEMALGVIHSAQDNGFSIPEDFEVIGFDNTRLATMVRPRLTTVVQPTYDIGAVAMRLLTKLMDKETVEQHTVELPHRIEIRQSTK is encoded by the coding sequence ATGGTGAACGTGACGATTTATGATGTAGCACGTGAAGCGAACGTTTCAATGGCAACCGTATCACGTGTTGTAAATGGCAATCCGAATGTAAAACCAACTACTCGAAAGAAAGTATTAGAGGCAATTGAACGTTTAGGGTATCGTCCAAATGCTGTTGCGAGAGGACTAGCAAGTAAAAAAACGACTACTGTTGGCGTAGTAATCCCTGATGTATCAAGCACGTTTTATTCTGAACTTGCTCGTGGAATTGAAGACATTGCAACGATGTATAAATACAATATTATTTTAAGCAACTCTGATCAAAATAAAGACAAGGAACTTCATTTATTAAACACAATGCTTGGCAAACAAGTTGATGGAATTGTATTCATGAGCGGACATATTACGGAGGAACATGCGGAAGAATTTAAGCGTTCTCCAGTTCCAATTGTATTAGCTGCTTCTTTTGACCAAGAAAATGAAATCCCTTCAGTTAACATCAATTATGAACAAGCTGCATATGATGCAGTCAAACTTCTAGTTGAGAAAGGGCATAAGCATATTGCTTATGTTTCAGGTCCAATGGAAGAACCAGTGAATGGCGTGCGTAAGATTGCTGGATATCGTCGAGCTCTTGAAGAGCATGGTCTTTCGTTTGATGAGAATCTCGTAATTGAAGGCGACTATTCCTATGACTCAGGAATTGAGGCATTTGAAAAGCTTATGGAAATGAGCGAGCGTCCGACAGCTATTTTCGTTGGAACAGACGAAATGGCGCTTGGAGTTATTCATAGTGCTCAAGACAATGGTTTTTCGATTCCGGAAGATTTTGAAGTAATCGGATTTGACAATACACGTTTAGCAACAATGGTACGACCTCGTCTAACGACAGTTGTTCAACCGACTTATGATATTGGGGCAGTTGCTATGCGTTTACTTACAAAGCTGATGGATAAAGAAACAGTTGAACAGCACACGGTTGAGTTACCACACCGAATTGAAATTCGTCAATCTACGAAGTAA
- the ytxJ gene encoding bacillithiol system redox-active protein YtxJ has translation MQKVQLHTIEDFQQILQKEQTFLFFKNSTTCPISSKAFSEYDSFLQKNSSIPAYYLHVQHSRELSNYIAEVFQIKHESPQVFLISNQEVVWHTSHWHITEKALAENVVK, from the coding sequence ATGCAAAAGGTTCAATTGCATACCATTGAAGATTTTCAGCAAATTTTACAGAAAGAGCAAACGTTCCTTTTCTTTAAAAACAGTACGACATGCCCGATTAGTTCAAAAGCTTTTTCGGAATATGATTCATTTCTTCAGAAAAATTCGAGCATCCCGGCGTATTATTTACATGTCCAACATTCAAGAGAGCTATCAAATTATATTGCAGAAGTGTTTCAAATTAAACATGAGTCACCTCAGGTGTTCCTAATAAGTAATCAAGAAGTAGTGTGGCATACTTCTCATTGGCATATTACGGAAAAGGCTCTTGCCGAAAACGTAGTCAAATAA
- a CDS encoding YtxH domain-containing protein, producing MSKDGINSKDFLIGTLIGGIIGATTALFLAPKSGRELREDINQQAHVVKDKTSKLTNDAYEKGTQFISIAKEKTTNASQVITDQSSQLLNKVKELRPNVAEEEQDFVEEATEEPASENEEEVTTSEVEEPIKTYN from the coding sequence ATGTCGAAAGATGGAATTAATAGCAAGGATTTTCTTATTGGTACCCTTATTGGAGGAATTATTGGAGCGACAACAGCATTATTTTTAGCTCCAAAATCTGGGCGAGAACTTCGTGAAGATATTAATCAACAAGCGCATGTTGTAAAGGATAAAACGTCCAAATTAACGAATGATGCTTACGAAAAAGGAACACAATTTATTAGTATTGCAAAAGAAAAAACCACAAATGCATCTCAAGTAATTACAGATCAATCTTCGCAGCTACTAAATAAGGTAAAAGAACTTCGACCAAATGTAGCCGAAGAAGAACAGGATTTTGTGGAAGAAGCTACAGAAGAACCGGCATCGGAAAACGAAGAAGAAGTTACGACAAGCGAAGTAGAAGAGCCGATTAAAACATACAACTAG
- the acsA gene encoding acetate--CoA ligase produces the protein MKVEALSAVKGNFNLANYEETYHQFNWKDAEEHFSWYETGKVNAAYEAIDRHAEGPRKNKVALYYRDQNREEKYTFREMKELSNKAGNVLRQFADVQKGDRVFVFMPRTPELYFVALGAIKLGAIVGPLFEAFMEGAVKDRLEDSEAKVIVTTPELLNRVPVEELPQLKYVVLIGENIPEGPYINFLEKVKDANKELEIEWVNRNDGLLLHYTSGSTGKPKGVLHVHNAMIQHYKTGEWVLDLKEDDVYWCTADPGWVTGTVYGILSPWLHGASNVIVGGRFSPEYWYETIEKYGVTVWYSAPTAFRMLMGAGDELVKQFDLTSLRHILSVGEPLNPEVVRWGVKVFDNRIHDTWWMTETGGQLICNYPSMEIKPGSMGKPIPGVVAAIVDNQGNELPPYRMGNLAIKKGWPSMMHAIWNNQEKYESYFMSGDWYVSGDSAYMDEDGYFWFQGRVDDVIMTSGERVGPFEVESKLVEHPAIAEAGVIGKPDPVRGEIIKAFVALRDGYEASEELKEEIRLFVKKGLAAHAAPREIEFREKLPKTRSGKIMRRVLKAWELNLPTGDLSTMED, from the coding sequence ATGAAAGTGGAAGCGCTGTCAGCTGTTAAAGGGAACTTTAATCTCGCAAACTATGAAGAGACGTATCATCAATTCAATTGGAAAGATGCTGAAGAGCATTTTTCATGGTACGAAACGGGTAAGGTAAATGCTGCGTATGAAGCAATTGATCGGCATGCAGAAGGCCCAAGAAAAAACAAAGTTGCTTTATATTATCGTGATCAAAACCGTGAAGAAAAATACACTTTTAGAGAAATGAAAGAGCTCTCCAACAAAGCAGGAAATGTTTTAAGACAATTTGCAGATGTTCAAAAGGGAGATCGCGTCTTCGTGTTTATGCCGAGAACCCCAGAGTTGTATTTTGTTGCGCTCGGAGCAATTAAATTAGGGGCTATTGTAGGTCCTTTATTTGAAGCGTTTATGGAAGGGGCAGTTAAAGATCGTTTAGAAGATAGCGAAGCAAAAGTCATTGTCACAACTCCTGAGCTATTGAACCGCGTTCCAGTTGAAGAACTACCTCAGTTAAAGTATGTCGTCCTCATCGGTGAAAACATTCCAGAAGGTCCTTACATCAACTTCCTTGAGAAAGTAAAAGATGCGAATAAAGAATTGGAAATTGAATGGGTTAATCGAAATGATGGGTTATTGCTCCATTATACATCGGGATCCACTGGGAAACCGAAAGGCGTCTTGCATGTTCATAACGCAATGATACAACATTATAAAACGGGAGAATGGGTGCTCGATTTAAAGGAAGATGACGTATACTGGTGTACGGCAGATCCTGGATGGGTAACCGGAACTGTTTACGGAATTCTTTCCCCTTGGCTTCATGGAGCGTCCAATGTCATTGTTGGTGGGAGATTCAGTCCTGAATATTGGTATGAAACGATAGAGAAATATGGTGTAACCGTTTGGTATAGTGCCCCTACTGCTTTTCGTATGCTGATGGGAGCTGGAGACGAACTTGTAAAGCAATTCGATTTAACATCTTTACGTCATATTTTAAGTGTAGGAGAGCCACTCAACCCAGAAGTTGTTCGCTGGGGAGTAAAAGTATTTGATAATCGAATTCACGACACATGGTGGATGACGGAAACAGGAGGTCAGCTCATTTGTAACTATCCGAGCATGGAAATTAAACCAGGTTCAATGGGAAAACCAATTCCAGGCGTAGTGGCGGCGATTGTTGATAATCAAGGAAATGAGCTTCCGCCATATCGAATGGGGAATTTAGCAATTAAAAAAGGTTGGCCAAGTATGATGCATGCGATATGGAACAATCAAGAGAAATACGAATCATACTTTATGAGTGGAGATTGGTATGTATCAGGTGATTCTGCCTATATGGATGAGGACGGTTATTTTTGGTTCCAAGGCCGTGTAGACGATGTGATTATGACATCTGGTGAACGTGTAGGACCATTTGAAGTGGAAAGCAAATTAGTCGAACACCCTGCGATTGCAGAAGCTGGTGTTATTGGGAAGCCTGACCCAGTCCGTGGAGAGATTATTAAAGCATTCGTGGCATTACGAGACGGTTATGAAGCATCTGAAGAGTTAAAAGAGGAAATTCGTTTATTTGTGAAAAAAGGCTTGGCTGCTCACGCGGCTCCACGTGAAATTGAGTTCCGTGAAAAGCTACCGAAAACAAGAAGTGGAAAAATCATGCGTCGTGTGTTAAAAGCATGGGAGTTAAACTTACCAACTGGTGATTTATCGACGATGGAAGATTAA
- a CDS encoding DUF948 domain-containing protein, which yields MEILLYISALIASVAFMVLVIFLAKTLISLSRTLNNVASTLESLEKQVEGITRETTELLHKTNGLADDVQKKSEKLNTVVDAVQGIGHSLQQFNQSVQKVSATVSTQVENNDQKFSQVIQLGHTFIDIWERLKQRKKERETSKVSD from the coding sequence TTGGAAATCTTGTTATATATAAGCGCACTTATTGCTTCGGTCGCTTTTATGGTATTAGTGATTTTTTTAGCGAAGACGCTCATTTCCCTTTCCAGAACATTGAACAATGTAGCAAGCACACTTGAAAGCTTGGAGAAACAAGTAGAAGGGATTACGAGAGAAACGACAGAGCTTCTACATAAAACAAATGGACTTGCAGATGACGTTCAAAAGAAGTCTGAAAAATTAAATACCGTCGTCGATGCGGTACAAGGAATCGGACATTCTTTACAACAATTCAATCAGTCAGTACAAAAGGTTTCTGCAACGGTTTCAACTCAAGTTGAAAATAACGATCAGAAATTTTCTCAAGTTATCCAATTAGGACATACGTTTATTGACATTTGGGAAAGATTAAAGCAGCGCAAAAAAGAGCGAGAAACCTCTAAAGTGTCAGATTGA